ACTCGATGGCTACTTTCATACTTCGCCAGTTGGTCGAGAAGGGGGATGCACGGTCACTTGCTGTTGCCTATCAGATTTCTTTCGATCTTTACGACAACAGCACCCAGGAATTTCTCCAGAAAGTTCACCAGGAAATCTCTGAACTCGTTCCGGAAAAGAACGAATCCGAAGCGAAAGAggagcaagaagaagcgaaggagACCGATGCGTTGTTGGAAGGCCAATCTTCGTCTATCGGTGCCAACGATGACTCCAAGCTGACCTCGGAGGCCCATACCGCGTTCAAGAATATACTTGATATCCTCGATGGCCTCAGATCGATCCAACTGAACATGGAGTTTTTGCACCGGAATAGCAGGGTCGACGTTGCCATCCTTAACAAGCTTCGCGACAGCTTGGAACCTCGCAACTCAATCTTCCACTCGGCTGTGACCATCTCAAATGGCTTCATGTACGCTGGAACAGCACAGGACAAATTCTTCCGAGACAACCTGGAGTGGCTCGGAAAAGCGGTCAACTGGTCCAAGTTCACTGCGACAGCTGCCCTGGGTGTTATTCACCGTGGGAATTTGAATCAGGGACAAAAGCTTTTGCAGCCATATCTCCCCAAGGACAACATTGCTGGTGTAAATGGATCTGGGTCCGTTTATAGCGGCGGTGGCTCCCTGTACGCGCTTGGCTTAATCTATGCCAACCATGGCGGAATGGCTATTGATTACATTCGCGACCATTTCAAGAAGGCTACCGAGGAAGTCGTTCAACATGGAGGTGCATTGGGACTTGGTGTTGCGGGTATGGCAACCGGAGATGAGGGTATTTACGAGGATTTACGGAACGTTCTCTACACCGACTCTGCTCTCAACGGTGAGGCCGTCGGTCTTGCCATGGGTCTGGTCATGTTGGGTACTGGTAACATGAAGGTTCTCGAAGACATGATCCAATACGCTCATGATACGCAGCACGAAAAGACCGTACGAGGATTGGCAATGGGCATGGCTCTGATAATGTACGGTCGAcaggaagctgctgatgAGCTGGTTAACGGCCTCCTGGGCGACCCTGACCCGACCCTCCGCTATGGAGGTATCATGACCATCGCTCTCGCGTACTgcggaagcagcagcaacaaggctGTCCGGAAATTGCTCCATGTTGCTGTCAGTGATGTGAACGACGATGTCCGACGTGTTGCTGTCCTGAGTTTGGGTTTCATTCTGTTTAGAAAGCACCAAAGCGTGCCCCGCATGGTCGAATTGCTCTCTGAATCATACAACCCTCATGTTCGTTATGGTGCAGCAATGGCTCTTGGAATCTCATGTGCTGGTACTGGCCTTGACGAAGCAATCGACCTCCTTGAGCCGATGCTGAAGGATTCTACCGACTTTGTGCGACAAGGAGCTCTCATTTCtctggccatggtgttggtgcAACAGAATGAGGCTATGAACCCTCGGGTCACCACACTACGCAAgacgatgttgaagatggtttCCGATAGGCATGAGGATGCTATGGCCAAGTTTGGCTGCGCGATTGCTCTAGGTATTATCGATGCTGGCGGCCGTAACTGCACAATCAGTCTTCAGACACAGACAGGAAACCTCAACATGCCGGGTATTGTCGGCGCTGCAGTGTTCACCCAGTACTGGTACTGGTTCCCTCTTACTCACTTCCTGTCGCTGAGTTTCGCGCCAACCTCGGTGATCGGTGTGGACCAGAAGCTCGAGGCCCCGTACTTCAAGTTCCACAGCAACACAAAGCCCAGCCTCTTCGACTACCCACCTGAGCAACAAGTCAAAACCGAAGAAGCGCCGGAGAAGGTCAAGACTGCCGTTCTTTCCACCACAGCGCAGGCCAAGAGACGTGCGCAGCGTCGTGAGAAACAGCACAGGCGAGAGAGTATGGATATTGATCAGACTCCTACCACTCCCAAGGTGGCGGATCAGATCccggagaagatggaaacGGACGAGGccaagggcgaagaagagctcAAGGAAggtgagaaggaggttgtaGAGggtcagaagaagagggttgaGCGCGAGAAAGTTGGATATGAGCTCGACAACATGTCACGAGTTCTCCCAGCCCAACTAAAGTATCTCACGTTCCCCGATCCTCGATATGAGCCTGTAAAAAGGGTGTGTATATTCCGCGTCACTTTCTGTATGAAGATGAACTAACTCGTCATTACAGCCCACCGGTGGTGTTGTAGTCGTTTTGGACAAGACGCCGGAAGAACCCCGAGAAGTCATTGAGCTCAAGGCCAGCAAAGAGACCAAACCATCCGCAACCCCAGCGGACCACCTGCAATCTTTACAGGATCGTTTGCAAGGGTTCCATGACGGGGGCGCTCTGCAAACCCCTCAGCGTGGAGCGGACTCCCTTTCGACGTTAGGAGCTACTGCTGCGGCCGGGGTGTTGACCGCtgtggatgaagacgaggatggagaggaggcGCCTGTTCCTGAGGAATTCGGATACACGAGCGATGACGGGGAGGCAGACTACTAGGTGTGCAATATGGGCGCAAGCTGTAttactagattaatataaatctatgTCTCGAATAACGGCGGTGGTTAGATACCGCATAGCATTTCTGGAATGTTTACTAGTGCATCTAGTTTATGGCTCGCTTCTATAGGAATGAATAGTAGTGCACCCGTAGTCGTATCATTGTATGGCAATAAGGGAGAAAAGTATGTTTGCTCATGGCTCTCATCGCCCCGAGAGCACATGCGTAGTCTGACCAGTATTGTAGTTCTACAATTTTATTCCTTCTCGAGCTGATGAGCCATCAGAGGTGAGTGAACAGTCCGATTTCTGGCTATTCGTGGGATACCATTCCCTAACAGTGAATTGAATCATATCAAATCATTCTAAATGGATGAAAGGAAGTGAACAACCAGTCCTCACCTGCAGGCAATGTCGGTGATGCAGAAAAGCCGTTGACTGAGATGCGaaagaagagcgagaacTCACCCTCAAGTACGTGTTTTCCTTCATGCCCAACACAAAAGGCATGAACTAACCgatataaaaaagattagaTGTATATATTTTGCCTCTCCTCCTTTTGGCCTTTCCGGCACTCCCCACAATCCACTCCCTATCCACGAGCTGTTTAAGGCCTCCAACCCAAGAGAAAACCATATCCTCCACTCAGGGGTCCACGATCGTAAAGGCCCTCAGTTTCAGCACTCTCAAAGCAAACGCCCTGATCTCAGTTGGCTACTACTGCGCCCTACCGCTCGCCGGTGCACTGGCATACTTCGCCAACCGGAGCAGGCTTACCGCTCGCCTGGGAATGTTTCGCCGTAAGGCTAATTTACCACTTCGATACGATCCGGCATTCTATAAGCCCCTGGGTTCTGTATGCGCTGTTCATGCTTGCCTTATCAACCATGCTGTTTGTACAGCCTGTAAAACAATGCGTGATCTAGCAAGAATGCGTGGAACTGGGGTGAGCGCAGTGTGGGTTTGGCCTTGTGTGTTATTGATGACAAATTGGGTGCACTTATTAGGCAGGGGTTGTTCAAGTCTAGCCCTGCTCCTGAGTACTTTTCGGGATTCATTGGAGTGCTGTGTCTTTATGTGGCTGTAGTTGCGATTGTGTTGGCTCAAATTGGGTAATGGGGAATAAACGACCTGGAAGGCATAAGCACCCAGGTGCCGGATCGGAAAGAGCAGTCTGATGCACTGGCGTATAACACTTGGGTGCTCCAGCCGGTTTTGAGGATGCGGACAGAGATCTTTCGCAGTCTGAGGGACGATCCTGCTCCTAAGGGTGAGACGAAGGACGAATGGggtttataaaattagacGATTGAACCAAAATCCAAAAcatatttatagatactgATATATATCGTTCCAAGTTAGTATCTGTCTGTATGGGTGCAAGCAGTGACACTGCCCCAGCGTACATCAACTCTCGGCATTTATGCTTGAGGCTAGCCTAGACATGAGATAATATGCGTGAAGATGGTCGTGAGTCCATGCAATCATATCAGGTACGGATACCTCAGTGTAGCATGCTAAAGGCGTGGTAGAAAAGCCCAGGCGCGAGCACGCTATCCTTATTGGGGCCCTGACAAGGCTAGTCCGCTTTAGTATGCAAGCTTCCTGGGGAGTTGTTTTCTAACTCCGCACTTTCTGCCATTACATACTTTTCTTCCAACATACCGATTGAAGAATGAGACACCAGAGATATTCTAAATTGGGATGACATGTCCAATATACATCAATGTCTGCGATTGTGGACTCTCTAACAGCACAAAGAATGATCGTTGTGGATGTGTGGAGTTGCCACTAGCCACATagtctttctttctttctccagctTTGCTTTGGCCTCCGGAGCGAAACAAGATAAGTAAACATCCAAATCGACTGGCCGGAAGCCCTTGGTTGACAAAGCTTGGCAGGCGAACATCCTCGTAGTTGGTCATCCATATCATATGAATATCCGTTGGTCAAGGTCGACTCGACTCTTGAGATCATGGGTCACGTGCGGTAAAAGGAGCCTCGGCACTTTCTCAAATAGTCCAGAAGCCACCATGCAGGGATGACGCATGAGGACAAGGCCTGAGCCAATCAAATACAAGCAAATGGCCAGCATCATCAGCTGGCCGAGGCACAATCACACGTGAGATGGTCACAAAATGAGCCGGCGGTGCATCGATTGAGGAAAGCGATGCGGGCCTGAAGTGGAAATGAGTAACTGGCAGCGTCAGAGTGGCCCAGAGCTGACCAGCATGTGAATGGGTTGCCAATATCGGCCCATCCTGCGTATCATGGGTAAATCACCGAGGAAATCGCCTTTCCTGGTGTCGCAAACACCCGCGCACTGCGATCTACGGACCTCTTTTTGGCTTCTTGACCGAGTTCAAGAGTATCCACCTTGTCTTTTTGCATCCAAGGTCGGCAATTCCCTGGATCATTCTTATATCAAACCGTCCCTCCCTTTCCCTCCCAGTTTCCCCCCTACCCCAGGTTATTCTTCCCCATAGTCTTGTCTCCAGCACACCCCAAATCTAAGCCTTTGTTTGCTTCTCGACATTACCATGGCCAAGACATTCAGCAAGGACGACGTGGCCACGCACAATAAGGCCGATAATCTTTGGATTATCGTCGACGAAGACGTTTACGACTTGACCAAATTCCAGGACGACCATCCAGGTGTGTTTTCTAGAGCCCGACATTTTTTGTTAAATTTGCATGTGAAACTGACATAAGATGCGCGGATAGGTGGAAAGAAGAGTATGCTCGTCCGAGCCCCACGAAATGCGCCAGTCGCCAATACTAACTGTCGTTCCATTTAGTTCTTACAAGAGTCGCCGGGAAGGACGCGTCGAAACAATTCTGGAAATATCACAATGAGGGAATTCTGAAGAAGTACAAGTCGCAGCTGCAAGTTGGATCTTTGGACTCCAAGAAGGCTGTGGAAGCACCTGCCCCCGCCGAGAAGGAGGCACCCAAGCCTCAGTCAGCACCAGTTGTCGATGTCGCGACAGCAAAGTCAGAAGAAGCTCAGGAGCCTTATGGTGACTTGATTCCCTTCGCTGACCCAGCATGGTACCAGGGGGTGAGCTTCCTTCATATATGTCAAATTTGACCTGTTGCTGATTGTTGATAGTACCACTCCGCCTACTTCAACCAGACCCACGCTGCCCTCCGTGAGGAAGTTCGGGCATATGTTGAGTCTGAAATCGCGCCGTATGTGACTGAGTGGGATGAGGCCAAGGAGGTTCCCGCCAAGATCTACAAGCAAATGGGTGAGCGGGGTTATCTCGCCGGCCTCCTCGGTGGCAAGTATCCCGTGCAGTATACCCCATACCGGGTGCAGTCTGTCGCTCCCGAGAACTGGGATCTCTTCCACGAGATGCTCCTGACAGATGAACT
Above is a window of Aspergillus puulaauensis MK2 DNA, chromosome 2, nearly complete sequence DNA encoding:
- the RPN2 gene encoding proteasome regulatory particle base subunit RPN2 (BUSCO:EOG09260NJW;~COG:O;~EggNog:ENOG410PGI2;~InterPro:IPR002015,IPR016024,IPR011989,IPR016642, IPR040623,IPR004155,IPR035266;~PFAM:PF13646,PF01851,PF18004;~go_component: GO:0000502 - proteasome complex [Evidence IEA];~go_function: GO:0030234 - enzyme regulator activity [Evidence IEA];~go_process: GO:0042176 - regulation of protein catabolic process [Evidence IEA]) — encoded protein: MVGLASAAGLVGFLSEPDSELRVFALKTLDSQIDLLWTEVVDSIPQIEALYEDEDFPERGLAALVAAKVYYHLQEYNESMVFALGAGKLFDLNNGGEFEETIIAKCIDTFISLSTSQRPAGGDQPANLNTAFPAPVEGASSTSASLTSPITPFSQSALPSKSLLSRQEVTGADGAHAGGEDISLKDVETPLVLKRGVQGQLKAVVERLFEQCFIDQRYRQVIGIAIEARDLEMLRTAIVRASEDEKKQHGESRRSEELMEYVLDICMGVVQERGFRNEILKLILDLLNEIPSPDYFSIAKCVVYLNEHSMATFILRQLVEKGDARSLAVAYQISFDLYDNSTQEFLQKVHQEISELVPEKNESEAKEEQEEAKETDALLEGQSSSIGANDDSKLTSEAHTAFKNILDILDGLRSIQLNMEFLHRNSRVDVAILNKLRDSLEPRNSIFHSAVTISNGFMYAGTAQDKFFRDNLEWLGKAVNWSKFTATAALGVIHRGNLNQGQKLLQPYLPKDNIAGVNGSGSVYSGGGSLYALGLIYANHGGMAIDYIRDHFKKATEEVVQHGGALGLGVAGMATGDEGIYEDLRNVLYTDSALNGEAVGLAMGLVMLGTGNMKVLEDMIQYAHDTQHEKTVRGLAMGMALIMYGRQEAADELVNGLLGDPDPTLRYGGIMTIALAYCGSSSNKAVRKLLHVAVSDVNDDVRRVAVLSLGFILFRKHQSVPRMVELLSESYNPHVRYGAAMALGISCAGTGLDEAIDLLEPMLKDSTDFVRQGALISLAMVLVQQNEAMNPRVTTLRKTMLKMVSDRHEDAMAKFGCAIALGIIDAGGRNCTISLQTQTGNLNMPGIVGAAVFTQYWYWFPLTHFLSLSFAPTSVIGVDQKLEAPYFKFHSNTKPSLFDYPPEQQVKTEEAPEKVKTAVLSTTAQAKRRAQRREKQHRRESMDIDQTPTTPKVADQIPEKMETDEAKGEEELKEGEKEVVEGQKKRVEREKVGYELDNMSRVLPAQLKYLTFPDPRYEPVKRPTGGVVVVLDKTPEEPREVIELKASKETKPSATPADHLQSLQDRLQGFHDGGALQTPQRGADSLSTLGATAAAGVLTAVDEDEDGEEAPVPEEFGYTSDDGEADY